Proteins encoded by one window of Fimbriiglobus ruber:
- a CDS encoding helix-turn-helix domain-containing protein, with translation MDDLSRFCCLNETCRDHGKRGHGNLTVPMRYGPNQTRLLWCSTCRTRFSERKGTPLFDTRLPADKALSVLAHVAEGIGTRKTARLTGVHPDTVTRYIRRAGHHAEQLHDELVAFSPSDDRSPVR, from the coding sequence ATGGATGACCTGAGTCGGTTCTGCTGCCTCAACGAGACGTGCCGGGATCACGGGAAGCGGGGCCACGGGAATCTGACCGTGCCCATGCGGTACGGGCCGAACCAGACCCGCCTGCTCTGGTGTTCGACCTGCCGGACGCGGTTCTCGGAGCGGAAAGGGACGCCCCTGTTCGATACCCGGTTGCCGGCCGACAAAGCCCTGTCGGTCCTCGCTCATGTGGCCGAGGGCATCGGCACGCGGAAGACCGCTCGATTGACCGGTGTCCACCCCGATACGGTCACCCGGTACATCCGCCGGGCCGGTCACCATGCCGAACAACTCCACGATGAACTCGTGGCTTTTTCCCCCTCGGACGACCGAAGTCCAGTTCGATGA
- a CDS encoding WD40 repeat domain-containing protein, whose protein sequence is MIPELLADIRATLDNLPSGHPLHQRLTLLNRCLIRDLTFLLEHERDYPKAIFQTIWNLARLPSLHSDGTATADNAAAVPQPIRPALLDFANWVEQCRAALESLTGGFSWLRVLTPPSPPLNSPITRRLAGHRHEINALACSSDGRLLVSGGFDGTVFVWDMEQGIPLHTLHMVDGNFLSDSDYRASPIGLGADKMWIEDVAHSPIDPLLAISNRGQIAICRSDDGTLIDTVDGDLLRFLPNDQAVAILSKSGRLEIRSLVAPYMPSQGRLPLAGKTVSSYTKITLAVAPRGHLLAAGYGGNLHLFDTRTSNLVASVAADCQALCFSPDGEWLATSEGQTVTVFRYSTGLVCASKWDELNFVSALAFDADGRTLWWCPFSIALGA, encoded by the coding sequence GTGATTCCCGAACTCCTCGCCGACATTCGGGCGACCCTCGACAACCTCCCGAGCGGCCATCCCCTTCACCAGCGCTTAACGCTGCTGAATCGGTGTCTCATCCGCGACCTGACTTTCCTCCTCGAACACGAGCGGGATTATCCAAAAGCGATCTTCCAAACGATCTGGAACCTCGCTAGGCTGCCCTCGCTGCACTCCGACGGCACGGCGACCGCGGACAATGCGGCCGCCGTGCCACAGCCGATCCGTCCGGCGCTGCTTGACTTCGCCAACTGGGTCGAGCAGTGCCGGGCCGCGCTGGAGTCGCTGACAGGCGGGTTCAGTTGGCTGCGCGTGCTCACGCCTCCCAGCCCTCCTTTGAACAGTCCGATCACGCGGCGCCTCGCCGGCCACCGTCACGAAATCAACGCGCTCGCCTGTTCCTCGGACGGCCGCCTCCTCGTTTCCGGCGGCTTCGACGGGACGGTCTTCGTATGGGACATGGAACAGGGAATCCCGCTACACACTCTGCATATGGTTGACGGAAATTTCCTGTCGGACAGCGACTACCGTGCTTCCCCCATCGGCCTGGGTGCGGACAAAATGTGGATCGAAGACGTGGCCCACTCCCCGATCGATCCGCTCCTCGCCATCTCAAATCGCGGTCAAATAGCTATCTGCCGCTCGGACGACGGGACGCTCATCGACACAGTCGACGGCGACCTCCTCCGGTTTCTGCCAAACGACCAGGCGGTGGCCATCCTGAGTAAATCCGGGCGCCTGGAAATACGCTCCCTGGTCGCACCTTACATGCCGTCCCAGGGCCGCCTTCCCTTGGCGGGAAAGACGGTCTCGTCCTATACGAAGATTACCCTCGCCGTGGCACCTCGCGGCCATCTGCTTGCCGCAGGCTACGGGGGCAACCTGCACTTGTTCGACACGCGGACATCAAATCTGGTCGCCTCGGTAGCCGCTGACTGCCAGGCGCTCTGCTTCTCGCCGGACGGGGAGTGGCTTGCGACCTCAGAGGGCCAGACCGTGACCGTCTTTCGCTACTCGACCGGCCTGGTGTGTGCGTCGAAGTGGGACGAACTGAATTTCGTGTCGGCCCTGGCTTTCGATGCCGACGGCAGGACGCTTTGGTGGTGTCCGTTCAGTATTGCACTCGGAGCCTGA